Below is a window of Streptomyces sp. NBC_01429 DNA.
TGCAGCAGGTGCACGCCGCCCGCGTCGGGGCCCGCGACGACCTGGAGCTGGGCCGGCACGTCGTCCACCGGCGCCTCGTCCTCGCCGGGAAGCTGGAGGGAGACCACGGCGCCGTCTATCAGCGGCGGCTCGCCGAGCGCGCAGCGCTGCGCGTCCAGGCGCTCCCGGCCGGAGTAGACGACGACGGTGCCGGGGGCGTCGGGGCCCGAGGCGGCGGCGGCCAGGCCGGAGGCGACGGCGGCCAGCGCCGTCCCGGCCGGGGCGGTGACGAGCACGTCACACGCCCGCACGGCGGCATGGCCGCTACGCGGCGCGAGGACGGTCAGCCGGATCTGCATCGCCGTCAGCGGTCCCTTCTGCGCGGGGTGCCCGGCAGGAGTGCCCTCTGTCCACCCCCCACCGCACACGGACGCGTCGTCCGGTACAGGTCGGCACGGGCGATGTGATCCCCATCCACACGTCGCGTGCTGGGGGCATCCTCGCACCTGCCACTGACAACACGCCCGCCGACCGGCAACAAGTGATCTTGAATGGTCGGCGGTTGGCGGAAAAGTGCCTGCTTGGACGCCGCTTCGATACGGCTTGGGATCGTCTGTGATGTGTGCCGCGCCGCTACCGGCTCCGCTCCCCGGCAACCATCCGTACGATGCGTACGTCTTCCCTTCGAACACGATCGTCCCGTGACGGTCCCGGCGACGGAGCCGGACCGCCACGATGCCGGAAGATGACCGACCAGCGATCCGCCACCCCCATGTGCCGACCGGTCTAAGGTGGTCGGGAACGCTTGAGTGACGACCTCGATCAGCAGGGAGCGCATGGAGTGCGGCCCGTAGGCAGCAAGTATCTGCTCGATGAGCCCATCGGGCGCGGTGCCACCGGCACCGTGTGGCGGGCTCGTCAGCGGGAGACCGCGGGGGCCGAGGCGGCGGTGGCCGGGCAGCCGGGCGAGACCGTCGCGATCAAGGTCCTCAAGGAGGAGCTGGCGAACGACGCGGACGTGGTGATGCGCTTCCTCCGGGAGCGCTCCGTCCTGCTCCGTCTCACCCACCCCAACATCGTGCGCACCCGCGACCTGGTGGTCGAGGGCGATCTGCTCGCGCTCGTCATGGACCTGATCGAGGGTCCCGACCTGCACCGCTACCTGCGCGAGAACGGCCCGTTCAGCCCGGTCGCCGCCGCCCTGGTGACCGCCCAGATCGCCGACGCGCTCGCCGCGAGCCACGCCGACGGCGTCGTGCACCGGGACCTCAAGCCCGCCAACGTCCTGCTGCGGACCGACGGCGACCAACTGCACCCGATGCTCACCGACTTCGGCATCGCGCGCCTCGCGGACTCGCCGGGCCTGACCCGGACCCACGAATTCGTCGGCACGCCCGCCTATGTCGCGCCGGAGTCCGCAGAGGGCCGCCCGCAGACCTCCGCCGTCGACATCTACGGCGCGGGCATCCTGCTGTACGAGCTGGTCACCGGGCGCCCGCCGTTCGCCGGGGCGACCGCGCTCGAAGTGCTCCAGCGCCACCTCAGCGAGGAGCCCGGCCGCCCCGCCAACGTGCCCGAGCCGCTGTGGACGGTCATCGAGCGCTGCCTGCGCAAGGACCCCGACCAGCGCCCCAGCGCCGAGAACCTCGCCCGCGCCCTGCGCACGGTGGCCGCCGGGGTCGGTGTGCACTCCACCCCCGCCCAGGCCGACGCGGCCCTCGGCGTCGCCGCGCTCCTCGCGCCCGACCCGTCGCCCGCGCAGGTGCCCGTGCCGGAGACCTTCGGCGACGCCGCCGCGACGCAGGTCCTGCCGAGCAACGCGGGCTCGTACGACCCGAACGCGGCGACCAGCTTCCTGCCGTCCACCGGCCCCAACGCGGCGACCAGCGTCATGCCGACCGGCGCTGCCGGTCCCGGCTCCGGCCACGGCGACGCCGATCCGACCGCCATGATGCCGCCCGTACCGTCGGAGCCCGACGGGCCGCACCCCTGGCAGAGCCAGTTGCAGGCCGCCCGCGACCGCAACGACCAGACGCAGGTCCAGTACCTCGACCCCAGCCAGGACCCGCTGCGCCGCCGCCCGCAGCGCCAGCCGCAGCAGGCGCCGTATCCGCAGCAGGGCCAGCAGCAGTACGGCCAGCAGCAGGGCCCGCAGCAGGGCCAGCCGTACGGCGGCCAGCAGCAGTACGCGCCGCCGCCCCAGCAACAGCAGCCCCCGCAGCAGCAGCAACAGCGCTACGCCCCGCCAGCCCCGGCACCCGAGCGCAGGACCCAGCGCCCCGCGCCCCGCCCGGAGCGCGAGCCCCGGGAGCCGCGCCCGCCGCGCCAGCGCAGCGCCAACCCGATGAGGATCCCGGGCCTCGGCTGCCTCAAGGGCTGTCTGTTCACGCTGGTCCTGCTCTTCGTCGCGGGCTGGCTCCTGTGGACGCTGACCCCGCTGCCCGAATGGTTCGACACGGGCAAGGGCTACTTCGAGACGATCAGTGACGCGGTCTCCAAGGTGTCGGACTGGTTCTCCCAGCTGAGTGATTCCATGTCCGGCTGACAGCCGGGCCCCGGGGCACAAGCCCCGGATCGGCACATAACACCGGCCGAAGTGAGGGCTCGGCGTCAACAGGGGCACGGAGCACCCCGATACCCGCGTACTTTGAGGGGCAACGCCAGCCGCTGAGGGAGCAGTCTTGGCACGGAATATCGGCAGCCGGTACACCGCCCATCAGATCCTGGGGCGGGGCAGCGCCGGCACGGTGTGGCTCGGCGAGGGGCCCGAGGGCCCCGTCGCCATCAAGCTGCTGCGCGAGGACCTGGCCTCGGACCAGGAGCTGGTCGGGCGCTTCGTGCAGGAGCGCACCGCCCTGCTCGGGCTCGACCACCCGCGCGTGGTCGCCGTCCACGATCTCGTCGTGGACGGCAACGACCTGGCGCTCGTCATGGAGCTGGTCCGGGGCACCGACCTGCGGACCAGGCTGGACCGCGAACGGCGGCTGGCCCCCGAGGCGGCCGTCGCGATCATCGCCGACGTCGCCGACGGACTCGCGGCGGCGCACGCCGCGGGAGTCGTCCACCGCGACGTCAAGCCCGAGAACATCCTCCTCGACATGGAGGGCCCGCTCGGCCCCGGCGGCGCGCATCCCGCGCTGCTCACCGACTTCGGCGTCGCCAAGCTGATCGACACCCCCCGGCGCACCAAGGCGTCCAGGATCATCGGCACGCCCGACTACCTGGCGCCGGAGATCGTCGAGGGGCTGCCGCCCCGCGCGGCCGTCGACATCTACGCGCTGGCCACGGTCCTCTACGAGCTGCTCGCCGGCTTCACGCCGTTCGGCGGCGGCCACCCCGGGGCCGTGCTGCGCCGTCATGTCACGGAGACCGTCGTCCCGCTGCCGGGCATCCCCGAGGAGCTGTGGCAGCTCCTCGTGCAGTGCCTGGCGAAGGCCCCGGCCTCCCGGCTGCGCGCCTCGGAGCTGGCGGCCAGGCTGCGCGAGCAGCTGCCGCACCTCGCCGGCATCCCGCCGCTGGACGTGGACGAGCCGGACAGCGAGCCCACCGAGCAGCCCTACGAGGAGCCGCGCGCGGCCGCTCCGCAGGAGCCGCGCCGCCGGGGCGCGGTCCCGCTGGTGCCGGGCGCGGCCCCCGACTCCAACCGCGACACCCATACGAGCATGCGCGTACCGGGCCCCGACGAGCTGGCGGGCGGCGCCAGGGGCACGGCCCGCGCGCCCCGCTCGCCCGGCCAGCGCCGGCCCGGCTCGGCCCGCCACAAGGCGGACGCGGTCCGCAAGCGCCGGATCACCCTGGGCGCGGCGGCGGTCCTGCTGGTCGCCGCCCTGGGCGTGGGCGGCTGGTTCGCCACGAGCGGCGGCGGTACGGACGAGGCCCCGGGGGACTCGAAGCAGTCGACATCGCCGGTGCCGTAGCCCCGCCCGGCTCCGTCCACCCGCGGGTGAACGCCCCTGTCGGACGCGGGCAAACCGACAGGGGCGCGGAGCGCGCCGGAGACGAGCCGAACCCCCGGAAACAGGCGCGTCCGGGGTCCAGCCGCTCAGCCGTTACG
It encodes the following:
- a CDS encoding serine/threonine-protein kinase, with product MRPVGSKYLLDEPIGRGATGTVWRARQRETAGAEAAVAGQPGETVAIKVLKEELANDADVVMRFLRERSVLLRLTHPNIVRTRDLVVEGDLLALVMDLIEGPDLHRYLRENGPFSPVAAALVTAQIADALAASHADGVVHRDLKPANVLLRTDGDQLHPMLTDFGIARLADSPGLTRTHEFVGTPAYVAPESAEGRPQTSAVDIYGAGILLYELVTGRPPFAGATALEVLQRHLSEEPGRPANVPEPLWTVIERCLRKDPDQRPSAENLARALRTVAAGVGVHSTPAQADAALGVAALLAPDPSPAQVPVPETFGDAAATQVLPSNAGSYDPNAATSFLPSTGPNAATSVMPTGAAGPGSGHGDADPTAMMPPVPSEPDGPHPWQSQLQAARDRNDQTQVQYLDPSQDPLRRRPQRQPQQAPYPQQGQQQYGQQQGPQQGQPYGGQQQYAPPPQQQQPPQQQQQRYAPPAPAPERRTQRPAPRPEREPREPRPPRQRSANPMRIPGLGCLKGCLFTLVLLFVAGWLLWTLTPLPEWFDTGKGYFETISDAVSKVSDWFSQLSDSMSG
- a CDS encoding serine/threonine-protein kinase, which codes for MARNIGSRYTAHQILGRGSAGTVWLGEGPEGPVAIKLLREDLASDQELVGRFVQERTALLGLDHPRVVAVHDLVVDGNDLALVMELVRGTDLRTRLDRERRLAPEAAVAIIADVADGLAAAHAAGVVHRDVKPENILLDMEGPLGPGGAHPALLTDFGVAKLIDTPRRTKASRIIGTPDYLAPEIVEGLPPRAAVDIYALATVLYELLAGFTPFGGGHPGAVLRRHVTETVVPLPGIPEELWQLLVQCLAKAPASRLRASELAARLREQLPHLAGIPPLDVDEPDSEPTEQPYEEPRAAAPQEPRRRGAVPLVPGAAPDSNRDTHTSMRVPGPDELAGGARGTARAPRSPGQRRPGSARHKADAVRKRRITLGAAAVLLVAALGVGGWFATSGGGTDEAPGDSKQSTSPVP